A stretch of Leptospira perdikensis DNA encodes these proteins:
- a CDS encoding SDR family NAD(P)-dependent oxidoreductase translates to MEFKESIVLVTGGSGGIGREIVRSLVLAGFSVWNLDKVRPTSPILQETYREVDLAETPFVVERSLAKIIQESSEAGDLFGLVHNAGFGGPYHPITDVSIEEWDSIFRINVDSLFLLSKLLLPIFKNQNFGRIVAIASSLSIVGSANSVAYSSSKHALVGFIRSVADEWGKFGITANAVSPGFVDTKMGIQEDQISDHKSKIIEKTPVRRIAEPSEIARVVNFLLQKESGYISGSNWTVDGGLTAI, encoded by the coding sequence ATGGAATTCAAGGAATCGATTGTACTCGTGACCGGTGGCAGTGGTGGCATTGGAAGAGAGATTGTCCGCTCTCTCGTCCTTGCGGGGTTTTCTGTATGGAACTTGGACAAAGTCCGTCCCACATCCCCCATCCTCCAAGAGACTTATAGAGAAGTGGATTTGGCGGAAACTCCCTTTGTAGTAGAAAGAAGTCTCGCAAAAATCATCCAAGAAAGTTCGGAGGCAGGTGATCTTTTTGGCCTGGTTCACAATGCTGGATTTGGTGGGCCTTACCATCCCATTACCGATGTTTCTATCGAAGAATGGGATTCCATTTTTCGAATTAATGTAGATAGTTTATTTCTTTTATCCAAATTACTTTTACCCATTTTTAAAAATCAAAATTTTGGAAGGATTGTTGCCATTGCATCTTCTTTATCCATTGTGGGGTCAGCAAACTCAGTTGCATATTCTTCCTCCAAACATGCATTAGTTGGCTTTATTCGTTCTGTGGCTGATGAATGGGGTAAGTTTGGAATTACCGCCAACGCAGTGAGTCCAGGTTTTGTGGATACTAAGATGGGAATTCAAGAAGACCAAATTTCTGATCATAAATCAAAAATCATAGAGAAGACACCGGTTAGGCGAATTGCAGAACCTTCCGAAATTGCTCGTGTGGTCAATTTCCTCCTTCAAAAAGAATCTGGATACATATCCGGATCGAATTGGACCGTTGATGGCGGGCTCACAGCCATTTAA
- a CDS encoding SDR family oxidoreductase codes for MKDGAHVYIFGIGSGIGQGLHKRFLEDKSVSLFGFSRKGKQTLDSFSKAEKGNFVFDAKNTKDIESFQTSLLSKYGFTKSGDSSAFQNIDLVVYFALGDGVFGPIADLKEVDLKSHFDLNVHSLILLSRAFAPLLASFRSSSFVFLGSTAGKQGFPESVAYCASKHAVLGIARALREEWKPFGTKVVHISLGAVATEIWDTRPQFDKNDMVTISDISEYLWSISHLPKSIFVDDLSITPRKGIL; via the coding sequence ATGAAGGACGGGGCCCATGTGTATATTTTTGGAATTGGTTCCGGAATTGGACAAGGGCTTCATAAACGTTTTTTAGAAGACAAATCCGTTTCTCTTTTCGGATTCTCTAGAAAGGGGAAACAGACTCTCGATTCTTTCTCCAAAGCAGAAAAGGGAAATTTTGTTTTCGATGCTAAAAATACAAAAGACATAGAAAGTTTTCAAACTTCTCTGTTATCTAAATATGGATTCACAAAATCTGGAGACTCTTCCGCATTCCAAAACATAGACCTTGTGGTTTACTTTGCGTTGGGGGATGGAGTGTTTGGACCCATTGCCGATTTAAAGGAAGTCGATTTAAAATCCCATTTTGATTTGAATGTCCACTCTCTGATTTTACTTTCGCGAGCCTTTGCTCCACTTTTAGCTTCTTTTCGCAGTTCTAGCTTTGTATTTCTGGGATCAACTGCCGGAAAACAAGGATTCCCCGAATCTGTGGCTTATTGTGCCTCCAAACATGCAGTTTTAGGAATCGCTCGAGCCCTAAGAGAAGAGTGGAAACCCTTCGGAACTAAGGTAGTTCATATCAGCCTCGGGGCTGTGGCCACAGAAATTTGGGACACAAGACCCCAGTTTGACAAGAATGATATGGTTACAATTTCGGACATTTCCGAGTATTTGTGGAGTATTTCCCACTTGCCTAAATCTATCTTTGTAGATGACTTATCCATTACCCCAAGAAAAGGAATCTTATAG